From the Candidatus Saccharimonadales bacterium genome, one window contains:
- a CDS encoding DNA replication/repair protein RecF produces the protein MIITGVGLNNFRSYKEQVFELEAGVNIVVGPNASGKTNLLESIYLGCQGKSFRGTTDKLIQHKKPWSRVELTTDKGSRVIKLRRDQPPKKEFVLDGLTKRRLTLDDKIPVVLFTPDDLRLVNGSPERRRRFLDDLVSKLEPEATSVLSQYQRALLQRNNLLKYPNPDPDELFVWAVRLSELGGKIVEWRLQLIQKLNQKAGKIYSLIAGAKQTVKFSYDSNLSPPKSYQTKLSSHLQGQRDIHLGFTSCGPHRDDLRIELGNSLSSDSSSRGEVRSLVLVSKLIEIQLLESRSGQKPILLFDDVFSELDGARRRRLSEQVLEHQTIITTTDADAVVAHFLKRANVIPITYYSK, from the coding sequence ATGATAATAACTGGGGTTGGGCTTAATAACTTCCGGTCCTATAAGGAGCAAGTATTCGAACTGGAAGCAGGGGTAAACATTGTGGTTGGCCCCAATGCTAGCGGCAAAACCAACCTCCTTGAGAGCATCTATCTCGGCTGCCAGGGCAAGTCATTTCGCGGGACGACCGACAAACTAATCCAGCACAAAAAGCCGTGGTCCCGAGTTGAGCTGACAACCGATAAAGGCAGCCGGGTAATCAAGCTGCGACGAGACCAACCGCCCAAAAAAGAATTCGTGCTTGATGGTCTGACCAAGCGCCGTCTTACCCTAGACGACAAAATACCAGTCGTTTTGTTTACTCCCGACGATTTACGTCTGGTTAACGGATCGCCGGAGCGAAGGCGCCGGTTTTTAGACGATCTGGTGTCTAAATTAGAGCCAGAAGCGACCTCGGTACTATCGCAGTACCAACGAGCGTTGCTGCAGCGGAATAACCTGCTTAAGTACCCTAATCCTGACCCGGACGAACTGTTTGTTTGGGCCGTACGATTGAGCGAGTTAGGGGGCAAGATTGTCGAGTGGCGCCTGCAGCTTATACAAAAACTGAACCAAAAAGCCGGTAAGATATACTCGCTCATAGCTGGCGCTAAGCAGACAGTTAAATTCAGTTACGACAGTAATCTAAGTCCGCCTAAGTCCTACCAAACTAAACTTAGTTCGCACCTCCAAGGCCAGCGTGATATTCATCTGGGGTTTACTTCCTGTGGGCCTCACCGGGACGACTTAAGAATCGAACTTGGTAACAGTCTTAGCAGCGACAGTTCCTCGCGGGGCGAAGTTAGGAGCTTGGTGCTAGTTAGCAAGCTGATTGAAATCCAGCTGCTGGAAAGCCGCAGCGGACAAAAGCCAATATTATTATTCGACGATGTTTTTAGCGAGCTCGACGGTGCCCGGCGTAGGCGGTTGTCGGAACAGGTCTTGGAACATCAAACAATAATAACTACAACTGACGCTGATGCAGTTGTAGCACATTTTTTGAAAAGAGCTAATGTGATTCCGATAACTTACTATTCAAAGTGA
- a CDS encoding phage tail tip lysozyme, giving the protein MIIWFSFFIPTNVIAINDNDREAILRNHVFYDADDEICGVDGIVAGGNNLEVVWNYFITHGFSQEQAAGIIGNLLVESAGTLDPRIRQGGDFVEDPNDPSGQKGRGIAQWTFSERWQTLLRYAEALNKDPLTLDLQLDFIMFEMTGQPPAPGVTGGSRANAFEMLTATQTVEDAAVAFARYYEANQLSIDYAEGKISYEQAFRYRISPAEDVYEDLAGTSGSTGVTCGGGDLDLEIIKGDTTEVPCQGQILGEQLVDGYDDGSRYRIRICQIALPDGSAGPWVNSQISGVYYQMAQSASASGISLRGGGFRTMQGQIDARIRNGCPDIYNAPASSCRIPTARPGYSNHQMGFAVDMSSIPVSCPHEIIIDGRSFCQAPGNATWEWLTANAGRYGLYQLRTEIWHWSIDGT; this is encoded by the coding sequence ATGATCATTTGGTTTAGTTTTTTTATACCGACCAACGTGATAGCGATCAACGACAATGACAGAGAGGCGATATTAAGAAATCATGTATTTTATGACGCCGATGATGAGATTTGCGGCGTCGACGGTATTGTAGCTGGCGGTAATAATCTAGAAGTTGTCTGGAATTATTTCATAACTCACGGTTTCTCCCAAGAGCAAGCTGCAGGTATTATTGGCAACCTACTCGTTGAATCGGCTGGTACTTTAGACCCGCGTATCAGGCAAGGCGGCGATTTTGTTGAAGATCCTAACGATCCGTCCGGCCAAAAGGGTAGGGGTATTGCCCAGTGGACCTTTAGTGAACGGTGGCAAACTCTGCTTCGTTATGCCGAGGCCCTGAATAAGGACCCTCTGACATTAGATTTACAGCTGGATTTTATTATGTTTGAGATGACAGGTCAGCCACCTGCACCAGGAGTAACAGGTGGTTCACGAGCAAATGCTTTTGAGATGCTTACAGCCACGCAAACCGTGGAAGATGCGGCTGTTGCGTTTGCTCGTTACTATGAAGCTAACCAACTCTCAATTGACTACGCGGAGGGTAAGATTAGTTACGAACAAGCCTTCCGCTATCGCATAAGCCCAGCTGAAGATGTGTATGAGGATCTGGCAGGGACTAGCGGCAGCACCGGTGTAACTTGCGGTGGGGGTGATCTCGATCTTGAAATAATTAAAGGAGATACAACAGAGGTACCATGCCAGGGGCAGATACTTGGAGAGCAGCTCGTTGATGGTTATGATGATGGGTCCAGATACAGGATTAGGATATGCCAAATTGCACTGCCCGACGGCAGTGCCGGCCCTTGGGTGAATTCGCAAATTTCCGGAGTTTATTATCAGATGGCCCAGTCAGCGTCGGCTAGTGGAATTTCATTGCGTGGTGGGGGTTTCAGGACCATGCAGGGCCAGATAGATGCGCGCATAAGAAACGGCTGCCCGGATATTTATAATGCACCGGCCAGTTCTTGCCGAATACCCACCGCACGACCGGGTTATTCTAACCACCAAATGGGTTTTGCGGTCGATATGAGCAGTATCCCAGTCTCTTGCCCGCATGAGATAATAATTGACGGACGAAGCTTTTGTCAGGCACCGGGCAACGCAACGTGGGAATGGCTAACGGCCAACGCTGGCCGGTACGGCTTATATCAACTAAGAACCGAGATCTGGCACTGGTCAATTGATGGAACCTAA
- a CDS encoding DUF87 domain-containing protein, with amino-acid sequence MALFGNKQPQHDPIDLAAYQRAREQTEVEQEFRKGVTALRDFIAPSSIELESGHFRIGTRYARTFYVYGYPRQIYTGWLSPIINVDEEIDISMFVYPVESQVVLQNLKKKVGQLEAGIQINAEKGRVRDVGLQAAIQDAEELRDKLQIGEERFFRFGFYFTIYAGSLEELDFVEHKIETILGQQLVYSKPATVQMEQGFNSTIPQALDQLQIRRNMSTGALSTSFPFTSADLTDEDGILYGVNMHNSGLVIFDRFRLENANLVVFAKSGAGKSFAVKLEALRSMMFGTEVIIIDPENEYQRMSDAVGGSYVRLSLSSPTRINPFDLPQVVEKEDADNALRANLISLHGLLRLMMGGAQAQAAAAASGGVAMPALSPVEEADLDQALIETYAKAGITNDPLTHRTPPPTINDLYETLLHMGGTGPQLAQRLRKYTSGTFAGVFSQQSNVDINNSLVVFNIRDLEDELRPVAMYIVLNYIWNKTKTDRQKRMLVVDEAWQLMKYEDSANFLFSLAKRARKYNLGLTAISQDVEDFMSSKMGRAVVANSSMQILLKQSTSAVDVLADTFKLTSEEKKRLAQFPVGQGLLFAGQNHVHIQVIASATETSLISTDPKQLKAIEQLSQINEPETAVTQPNQTDQPQVMEI; translated from the coding sequence GTGGCCCTTTTTGGTAATAAACAACCTCAACATGATCCGATTGATTTGGCCGCATATCAGCGTGCCCGAGAGCAAACTGAGGTCGAACAAGAGTTTAGAAAAGGCGTTACGGCTCTTAGAGACTTCATCGCGCCGAGTTCAATCGAGCTCGAATCCGGCCATTTTAGAATCGGTACGCGCTACGCCCGAACATTCTACGTCTATGGTTACCCCCGGCAAATTTACACCGGCTGGCTGTCACCGATTATCAATGTCGATGAAGAAATAGATATTTCCATGTTTGTCTACCCGGTGGAAAGCCAAGTCGTGCTCCAAAACCTCAAGAAAAAGGTCGGGCAGCTGGAAGCCGGTATCCAGATTAACGCCGAAAAGGGCCGGGTTAGAGATGTCGGTCTGCAGGCCGCTATTCAGGATGCCGAAGAGCTAAGGGACAAGTTGCAAATTGGCGAGGAACGTTTCTTTAGGTTCGGTTTTTACTTTACGATTTATGCCGGCAGCCTAGAGGAGCTTGATTTTGTCGAACACAAGATTGAAACCATCCTGGGCCAGCAGTTGGTTTATTCCAAACCGGCCACAGTCCAAATGGAGCAAGGTTTTAATTCCACTATCCCTCAGGCCTTGGATCAATTGCAAATTCGTCGCAATATGTCGACCGGCGCGCTGTCTACCAGCTTTCCTTTTACCTCGGCCGACTTAACGGACGAGGACGGTATTCTTTATGGTGTCAATATGCACAATTCCGGCTTGGTCATATTTGACCGTTTTCGGCTGGAAAACGCCAACTTGGTGGTTTTTGCCAAATCGGGTGCCGGTAAATCGTTTGCGGTCAAGCTGGAGGCTCTGCGCTCCATGATGTTTGGCACCGAGGTTATTATTATCGATCCGGAAAACGAGTATCAACGGATGTCGGACGCCGTCGGCGGCTCTTACGTCCGGCTGAGTCTTAGCTCACCCACCCGGATTAACCCATTCGATCTGCCCCAAGTAGTTGAAAAGGAAGACGCCGACAACGCGCTTCGCGCCAATTTGATCAGTTTGCACGGCTTGCTCAGATTGATGATGGGCGGCGCCCAAGCTCAAGCGGCCGCGGCCGCCAGCGGCGGCGTGGCCATGCCGGCGCTCAGTCCGGTCGAGGAAGCCGATCTAGACCAAGCCTTAATCGAAACGTACGCTAAAGCCGGTATCACCAATGACCCGTTGACCCACCGCACTCCGCCGCCGACGATCAACGACTTGTATGAAACCCTGCTGCACATGGGCGGCACCGGCCCGCAACTAGCCCAACGCCTGAGAAAATACACCAGCGGTACGTTTGCCGGTGTCTTTTCGCAGCAAAGCAACGTTGACATCAACAACAGCTTAGTAGTGTTTAATATCCGCGATCTGGAGGACGAGCTCAGACCGGTAGCCATGTATATCGTGCTTAATTACATTTGGAACAAAACCAAGACCGACCGCCAAAAACGCATGCTGGTGGTTGACGAGGCCTGGCAGCTGATGAAATATGAGGATTCGGCCAATTTCTTATTCTCCTTAGCCAAACGGGCCAGAAAATATAATTTGGGGTTAACCGCTATTAGCCAAGACGTCGAAGACTTCATGAGCTCCAAGATGGGCCGGGCGGTGGTGGCCAACAGCTCGATGCAAATCCTGCTCAAACAATCGACTTCAGCCGTCGACGTTCTGGCCGATACCTTCAAACTGACCAGCGAAGAAAAGAAGCGCCTGGCGCAGTTTCCGGTCGGACAGGGGCTACTGTTTGCCGGTCAAAATCATGTCCATATCCAGGTTATCGCCAGCGCCACCGAGACCTCGCTTATCTCAACCGACCCGAAGCAATTAAAAGCTATTGAGCAACTGTCGCAAATAAATGAGCCTGAAACGGCAGTAACACAGCCGAATCAAACCGACCAGCCGCAAGTGATGGAGATTTAA
- a CDS encoding four helix bundle protein — translation MESPTISKIKKFTDLRAWQAGHQLLLDIYKVTSSFPRSEDYGLTSQLRRAIVSVTSNVAEGFSRNTRGDKVQFYTIAISSLTEVENQLVIARDVGYINTSDFTKLVKQVEDTQKLISGLIKTARSWGDKK, via the coding sequence ATGGAAAGTCCAACAATTAGCAAGATCAAGAAGTTCACCGACCTGCGAGCCTGGCAAGCAGGCCATCAATTGTTACTAGATATTTACAAAGTAACATCCAGCTTTCCGAGGTCAGAAGATTACGGCCTGACAAGTCAATTGAGACGCGCCATCGTATCAGTTACATCGAATGTCGCCGAGGGTTTTTCGCGCAATACACGTGGAGATAAGGTTCAGTTTTACACTATAGCTATTAGTTCATTGACCGAAGTTGAGAACCAGTTAGTCATCGCGAGAGATGTAGGATACATTAACACTTCGGATTTTACAAAGTTAGTTAAACAAGTTGAAGATACCCAAAAGTTGATATCCGGTTTAATTAAAACAGCCAGAAGCTGGGGCGATAAAAAATGA
- a CDS encoding four helix bundle protein produces the protein MHRSQQTKVATKPFDLEDRTLLFARLCRDFCGKLPRSVSNHEYIKQLIRSSASVGANYIEHRESLGSKDRLMRLRISRKETKESIYWLKLVDTPDNAMLERRQELLVEGYELLKILSSILEKSK, from the coding sequence ATGCATCGGAGTCAACAAACAAAAGTGGCTACTAAGCCATTCGATCTAGAGGATCGAACGTTGCTTTTTGCTCGCTTATGTCGTGATTTTTGCGGTAAACTACCCCGATCTGTTTCCAATCACGAATATATAAAACAACTCATACGCTCTTCGGCTTCAGTTGGCGCTAACTATATAGAGCACAGAGAATCGCTTGGTTCCAAAGATCGGCTAATGAGACTTAGAATTTCCCGCAAAGAAACTAAGGAATCCATTTACTGGCTCAAGTTGGTTGACACCCCAGATAATGCTATGCTTGAACGTAGACAAGAGCTGCTAGTCGAGGGGTATGAGTTACTCAAAATTCTGAGCAGCATTTTGGAGAAATCAAAATGA
- a CDS encoding PrgI family protein, producing MATYKIPQDVEAEDKLLGPFTLRQFIYIIIVFISGWLSFLLARNSITLVFLPLTITPALFFGLLVVLGVKNSAQPAESYLASLVRFYFKPHKRIWNQEGVMENVRITAPKSVELHQSDNLSTGEVRSRLKQLATTMDSRGWSSKDPRFQTNIVIPTQSVIEGDRLISLSQLPGQLAPLEIHPQDDVMDESASPIAAHFDKMIKDQQKHVIDDAVAHMNDPSFNPYPQMTQRVIQPVDDDSIQGSVSRNKAGNKKTRPKKTEANHIPKYQFQDSSAAASAPDPAITNLVNNASDLSVQTLATEAQRLKSLESGDEISLH from the coding sequence ATGGCAACCTATAAAATCCCCCAGGACGTCGAGGCTGAAGACAAGCTGCTTGGCCCATTTACCCTCAGACAGTTCATTTACATAATTATTGTTTTTATATCCGGTTGGCTCAGTTTTCTTTTGGCGCGCAATTCTATCACGTTGGTGTTCTTGCCGTTAACTATCACACCCGCCCTGTTCTTTGGACTATTAGTTGTCTTGGGCGTTAAAAATTCGGCCCAGCCAGCTGAGAGCTACTTGGCCTCGTTGGTTAGATTTTACTTTAAGCCCCATAAGCGCATTTGGAATCAGGAAGGCGTTATGGAAAACGTTCGGATTACTGCTCCAAAATCAGTCGAACTGCATCAGTCCGACAATCTTAGTACCGGCGAAGTTAGAAGCCGGCTTAAGCAGCTAGCCACTACCATGGATTCGCGTGGATGGTCCAGCAAGGATCCGCGGTTCCAAACTAATATCGTAATACCGACCCAGTCTGTTATCGAAGGCGATCGACTTATCTCGCTTAGCCAGCTGCCGGGCCAATTAGCCCCCCTCGAGATCCACCCCCAAGACGACGTTATGGACGAATCCGCCAGCCCAATTGCGGCTCATTTTGACAAGATGATCAAGGACCAGCAAAAACACGTGATTGACGATGCTGTCGCACACATGAACGACCCGAGTTTTAACCCCTATCCTCAAATGACGCAGCGCGTCATCCAGCCAGTAGACGACGATAGTATCCAGGGATCGGTATCTAGGAATAAGGCTGGGAATAAAAAAACCAGACCAAAAAAAACCGAAGCTAACCATATTCCCAAATACCAGTTCCAAGATTCCAGCGCGGCTGCGTCGGCGCCTGATCCGGCCATTACCAATCTGGTCAACAACGCCAGCGATCTCAGTGTTCAGACCCTGGCCACCGAAGCGCAGCGGCTGAAGTCGCTCGAATCTGGAGATGAAATTTCTCTGCATTAG
- a CDS encoding pilin: MNQKFLNKKTVTAATTLATAASFLGGTRVFAQIDTGIDAADPGQNEGELEDIIQNVINVLLFVVGVAAVVMLIVGGIRYVVSAGDQQAVANAKNTVLYSIVGVVVAFLAFVAVEFVFNQLQG; this comes from the coding sequence GTGAATCAAAAGTTTCTAAATAAGAAGACAGTAACAGCCGCCACGACGCTGGCTACCGCCGCCTCTTTTTTGGGCGGAACGCGGGTGTTTGCCCAGATAGATACTGGCATTGATGCGGCCGATCCAGGTCAGAACGAAGGTGAACTGGAAGATATCATTCAAAACGTGATTAATGTTTTGCTATTTGTCGTCGGTGTGGCTGCTGTTGTCATGCTGATCGTCGGCGGCATTCGCTACGTGGTCTCGGCCGGAGATCAGCAAGCCGTAGCTAACGCTAAAAACACGGTCCTTTACTCGATCGTTGGCGTGGTAGTAGCTTTTCTGGCGTTCGTCGCCGTTGAATTTGTGTTTAACCAGCTACAAGGCTGA
- a CDS encoding Hsp20/alpha crystallin family protein, with product MARGQQQDDDLLGIEDELASAFLDEDTPADKSADDTSSDWSEDSQDTVPGQLALDVFETTDRLVVKARVAGVNKEDLDVSISDNTLTIRGTLSSGDETDAQNFHLQECYWGEFSRTITLPVAVKEEEIDAVLKDGVLTIGFTKLKQDTVKKIEIK from the coding sequence ATGGCCAGAGGCCAACAACAAGATGATGATTTATTAGGAATTGAGGACGAACTGGCCTCAGCTTTTTTAGATGAGGACACGCCAGCCGACAAGAGCGCTGACGACACCTCGTCCGATTGGTCCGAAGATTCCCAGGATACAGTGCCCGGCCAACTGGCGCTCGATGTGTTTGAGACTACCGACCGGCTGGTGGTTAAGGCTCGCGTAGCTGGTGTTAACAAAGAGGATCTGGACGTTAGTATTTCTGACAATACGCTGACGATTCGCGGCACCTTAAGTTCCGGCGACGAAACCGACGCTCAGAACTTTCATCTGCAGGAATGCTATTGGGGCGAGTTTTCCCGGACTATTACTCTGCCGGTAGCGGTCAAGGAAGAAGAAATTGACGCGGTCTTAAAAGACGGTGTGTTGACTATCGGCTTTACTAAACTCAAGCAAGATACAGTTAAGAAAATCGAGATTAAGTAG
- a CDS encoding phosphoribosyltransferase family protein encodes MSEYEGAIKSAIKRHKFEHKRGLARPLAWLMKGRLPYFKQAPLLTSVATTTSHVRQRGYDHAGRLAKNLALITGYRYVPLLRRSDQLKQVGTKRASRLVQLEQAFRAVRSEYIKDRQILLVDDVVTTGATLTACAKALKESGAKSVSAIVIAQKS; translated from the coding sequence GTGAGCGAATACGAGGGAGCTATAAAGTCAGCCATCAAGCGGCATAAGTTTGAGCACAAGCGAGGTTTGGCCCGTCCGCTGGCTTGGTTAATGAAGGGGCGCTTACCATACTTTAAGCAAGCTCCGCTGCTAACTTCAGTAGCCACGACGACTTCGCACGTTAGACAACGAGGCTATGATCATGCTGGTCGGCTAGCCAAGAACTTGGCGCTTATAACCGGTTACCGGTACGTGCCGCTATTAAGGCGAAGTGACCAGTTAAAACAGGTCGGTACGAAACGGGCTAGCCGGTTGGTTCAGTTGGAGCAAGCTTTCCGCGCCGTCCGCTCGGAGTATATAAAGGACCGGCAGATATTGCTGGTTGATGACGTAGTTACGACCGGCGCGACCCTAACGGCTTGCGCCAAGGCGTTAAAAGAATCTGGCGCTAAATCCGTTTCGGCCATCGTCATCGCGCAAAAAAGCTAA
- a CDS encoding dihydrofolate reductase yields the protein MLSLVAAMAKNRAIGLGATLPWGKTMKHDIEHYLNIIKGKSVILGRKTYEHSDHARDIIKRFIVLSRDDLTLPVDTQVAHSPEEAARLANQLGEPEVVVTGGGKVYKLMLPYVDKMYLTIIDEGFVADTFFPAYNESEWQIIEDRSYKKDEKNKYDYRFLTLIRKK from the coding sequence ATGCTAAGTTTAGTAGCCGCCATGGCCAAGAACCGGGCTATCGGCTTAGGCGCTACTTTGCCGTGGGGTAAGACCATGAAGCATGACATCGAACATTATTTGAATATCATTAAAGGTAAAAGTGTCATTTTGGGACGCAAGACCTATGAACACAGCGATCATGCTAGAGATATAATTAAGCGCTTTATCGTTTTGAGCCGAGATGATTTGACTCTGCCGGTAGACACCCAGGTGGCCCATAGCCCGGAAGAAGCAGCCCGCTTGGCCAACCAGCTGGGTGAACCCGAGGTAGTCGTGACCGGCGGCGGTAAGGTCTATAAACTGATGCTGCCCTACGTTGACAAGATGTATCTAACGATCATCGATGAGGGATTTGTGGCGGATACATTTTTCCCGGCCTATAACGAGTCTGAATGGCAAATTATCGAGGATAGAAGCTATAAAAAAGACGAAAAAAATAAATATGATTATCGGTTTTTAACCTTGATCAGAAAAAAATAA
- a CDS encoding DUF5996 family protein — protein MPLEVNDAWFKTRDALHTGLRAVGWVKRLVARPIPNYLHYAIVPTEYGASSGDLPFGGELVVDYPALSVSYAKPGGGAFDIALSGASEQTILRNLLEMLASQHDQISAANLPESISDGRLIADEASAVAYLKIQTKMNRVLNQARNKLAGTKTPVVLWPHGFDLSFLYFLKGQSEDHDPHMNFGFSPGQLKDQPYLYHYAWPVREELFGLEPPSGGQWQSQWSVPGIKFELEHIRSMPLDETVDLLINLSDTAKPYIKERG, from the coding sequence ATGCCATTAGAGGTTAATGACGCTTGGTTTAAGACCCGAGATGCCCTCCATACGGGTTTGCGAGCTGTCGGTTGGGTGAAACGATTAGTCGCTCGGCCCATCCCGAATTATCTGCATTATGCCATCGTCCCGACCGAGTATGGCGCCAGCAGCGGGGATCTGCCATTTGGCGGTGAGTTGGTTGTAGACTATCCCGCATTATCCGTCAGCTACGCCAAGCCGGGCGGCGGGGCTTTTGACATCGCTCTGAGCGGCGCCAGCGAGCAGACGATTTTGCGGAACTTACTGGAGATGCTTGCCTCGCAGCACGATCAAATTAGCGCTGCTAATCTGCCGGAGAGTATCAGCGACGGCCGGCTCATAGCGGACGAAGCCAGCGCTGTCGCCTATCTGAAGATTCAAACCAAGATGAACCGGGTTTTAAACCAGGCTAGAAACAAACTGGCTGGTACCAAAACCCCGGTTGTGTTGTGGCCACATGGTTTTGATCTGTCATTTTTATACTTCCTAAAAGGCCAGTCAGAAGATCACGACCCTCACATGAACTTTGGATTTTCGCCCGGCCAACTCAAAGACCAGCCGTATCTGTACCACTATGCCTGGCCGGTCAGGGAGGAGTTGTTCGGGCTGGAGCCACCTAGCGGCGGCCAATGGCAAAGCCAGTGGAGCGTGCCCGGTATCAAATTTGAACTTGAACATATTCGATCAATGCCACTGGATGAAACTGTCGATTTGCTGATCAATCTGTCCGATACGGCCAAACCATACATTAAGGAGCGGGGTTGA
- a CDS encoding NAD(P)H-dependent oxidoreductase, which translates to MAYRIGVLTSTTRRERAGEKIAKWFIEQANKIESELTFELVDIIDLPLLDEANLPSQRKYEDESSKNWSKVVSGFDGFVIVLAEYNHTPPAPIKNALDTLFHEWSRKVVGFVGYGSYGAESSIMGLRPLISYLNMMPIRESVRITKAHEALDQNGQPKTDYVLGDINKFVGELGWWAKALTDARS; encoded by the coding sequence ATGGCTTATCGCATCGGCGTCTTAACTAGCACGACCCGCCGCGAGCGGGCGGGTGAGAAAATCGCTAAATGGTTTATCGAACAAGCTAATAAAATCGAAAGTGAATTGACGTTTGAGCTAGTCGATATCATAGATTTACCACTGTTAGATGAAGCTAATCTGCCGAGCCAGAGAAAATATGAAGACGAGTCGAGCAAGAATTGGTCTAAGGTTGTCAGCGGCTTCGATGGCTTTGTCATCGTATTGGCGGAATATAATCACACACCGCCCGCGCCGATCAAAAACGCTTTGGATACCCTGTTCCATGAATGGAGCCGCAAAGTCGTTGGTTTTGTCGGTTACGGCAGCTACGGCGCCGAAAGTTCGATCATGGGGCTGAGACCGCTGATTAGTTATCTCAACATGATGCCAATCAGAGAGAGCGTGCGCATCACAAAGGCCCACGAAGCCCTCGATCAAAACGGCCAGCCCAAAACTGACTACGTCTTGGGTGACATCAACAAATTCGTAGGTGAACTCGGCTGGTGGGCTAAAGCCCTAACCGACGCTCGGTCTTAA
- a CDS encoding LysR family transcriptional regulator, with the protein MDHEFKKFLAVAEAGSFTQAAEHLRVSQPALSVAIKNLEQRLGAKLLIRDQQNFGLTQAGKIVYDSAARLRLELDAMRQILSQSSGRTAERFRIGTIDNVGQLLFKSGVDDTAEKLEVAVSDSRRLLEDLLLDRLDMAFITSPRPRPSSRLVLDEVGVEPMVLVASLSLKTNLNRQLALGRLGQFLSYNEESNTHHLIDRQLRRLGLEYAPQVSSSDPYLLKSLALAGRGASVLPFQLVAAELKRGQLVLAKTIIGRPVYSAYQSGKYLPPSVVKLIANIGDHLSRNYTAACRQAGVEAKSRQGVLPRP; encoded by the coding sequence ATGGATCACGAATTTAAGAAATTCCTGGCCGTCGCTGAAGCCGGCAGTTTTACCCAGGCTGCTGAGCACTTGCGTGTTTCTCAACCGGCGCTATCGGTAGCCATAAAGAATCTGGAACAACGGCTCGGCGCAAAGCTCCTGATCAGAGACCAGCAAAACTTTGGTCTGACCCAGGCCGGTAAAATCGTCTACGATAGCGCTGCTCGGTTGCGCCTGGAACTAGACGCTATGCGCCAGATTCTAAGCCAGTCGAGCGGGCGTACCGCCGAACGATTTAGAATCGGCACGATTGATAATGTCGGCCAACTACTGTTTAAAAGCGGTGTGGACGATACGGCCGAGAAGCTGGAAGTCGCCGTGTCCGACTCCCGACGACTGTTGGAGGATTTGCTGTTAGATCGTCTGGACATGGCATTTATAACATCGCCCCGGCCTCGGCCCAGCTCGCGGTTGGTTTTGGACGAAGTCGGAGTGGAGCCAATGGTGCTAGTAGCCAGCCTGTCGCTTAAAACCAATCTTAATCGGCAGCTGGCGCTGGGACGACTGGGACAGTTTCTAAGTTATAACGAGGAATCGAACACCCATCATTTAATTGATCGACAGCTTCGGCGGCTTGGTCTGGAGTATGCCCCCCAAGTCAGTTCTAGCGATCCCTATCTATTAAAAAGTCTGGCTCTGGCCGGACGGGGGGCGTCAGTTTTGCCATTTCAGCTAGTCGCGGCCGAGCTCAAACGGGGCCAGTTAGTATTGGCAAAAACCATTATCGGCCGGCCGGTTTATTCTGCCTATCAATCCGGCAAATACTTGCCGCCCAGCGTCGTCAAGCTGATCGCTAACATCGGTGATCACTTAAGCAGAAACTACACCGCCGCTTGCCGCCAGGCCGGAGTTGAGGCCAAAAGTCGTCAGGGTGTTTTGCCCAGGCCTTAA